DNA sequence from the Glycine soja cultivar W05 chromosome 18, ASM419377v2, whole genome shotgun sequence genome:
TTTACATTCTCTGTGGTCCAAACTGCCACATTGCGGCCCAAAACGGAGGTTGAAAAGTCAATCATGTCCTCCACGGAACCCACACAGCGTTTGGTCTCACCCACGCTGGGTTCCCTCTCGCACTCTCCCAACGAGTCCATGATCATTTTGTCCATTGATGAGTTCTCAGACACCTTAAACACACGCTTCAACTCGTCAACCTTCGCAGACGAGAAGGGCAATTTGGTTAAAATAGCGCGGGGCAAAAACGACCTTTTTGGCATCTTATCCCTTATATCGGGCATGGGCATAACAGTGCCTTCCTTAAGCATGGTCTCGCGAAAAAACTTACCCGGTTCAACCCACCTTTTTACCACACTGCTACTGACTGTTTTAGATTCCGAAGAGACGTTGTAACTAGCAAAGGAAACGCCGTGTTTGGCGTAATCTTTAAAGGTAGCGTTTGTGTTAGCGCTGTAGGTTGTGAAGCCAACCTTGTTATCTTCTGCGCCTTTAGCGTAGCCTTTGAAAGTGTCCGAACCAGGGTTGAACGAATTCCCGTAGTTTTTAAAATCCGCTTCGGACCCTAACGTGTTCTTAGCGTAGGATTGGAACGAGTCAGCACCTACGTTAGCTTGGTCTCTGTAGTTGGAAAAACTCTGCGTTCCACCAACGGTTCCGTCTGCGTAGCTCTGAAACGTCTCCGTAGGGTTGTTCATGTTAACGCCGTAATTCGTGAACGTGTCGTTGGGGCCCGCACCTCCCTTTCCGTAGTTCGTGAAATCTGAAGAGGCGACGTTGGAGTCTGTGCCGTAGGCGGCGAAGCCGTTCGCCGCGCCGGCGGAGTTCTTTCCGTAGGATTGGAAGGTCTGGCCGCCGGCGTTGCCGTCTTCGCTGTAGCTGGAGAAAGATTGCGTTCTCCCGCCGGTGCTGTCGGAGTAGGTGGTGAAGCGTAGGTCGGGGACGTTGGAGTTGCTGGAGTAGTTTTTGAACTCGCCGGAGCCGCCGGCGGCGTTGGTGCCGTAGGTGCTGAAGCTCTGGTCGGCGACGTTGGTGTCGCCGGCGTAGGCGGAAAATCTTTCCTCGTGGCCGGCGGCGCCGCGGCTGTAGCGGCGGAAGTCGTTCACCGGAGTGCTGAAGAGGTCGTTGGAGTAGTTCTTGAAGGTGTCGAGGCCGCCGGCGAAGTCGGTGCCGTAGTTGGTGAAGTTCTGGCCGTCGTTGTAGGTCTGGAAATCGGAGTCTCCGGTGTGTTTCTCGAGGCTGGGCCGGACCTCCgggaagcagaggaggtgcgcCGCGGAGCAGAACTCCGGCAGCCGCGTGGAGAGGGAGTTGGTGGCGGCGAGGTTCGCGAACGACGCCGTATCGGAAGCGCTCATTGGAGAGGCTTTGGAGAGAAGAAACGATGGCTTTGGCAAGTTGTTGCCAACATGTTTGTCCCAGTAGCGTGCCACGTAAGCCTGCTCGGTGAACGGGTTTTTATCTACTAAGTCGCGACCACCGTAACAAACCTGCATTGATAAACAGACATACACATATAGTTATCATGATATGTTAGTCTTAGACGTGAAGATGATGAAATGAGAAAAGGGAGCGTTGAAGCAGTGACAGTGAAGAAGGGTAACTGTGCTTACACTTAGTAGCGTTGAAAGAAGGATAAAGAAAACGAGAGTGCTCATGTTGTGCATGTTATATTAATCTTTACTTTCTTTTCTCTATTTGAAGTGAACTAACTATGATCTCTCTGGTTCTTGAGAGATCGAGAGGAGAGAAAGAAGAACGGGAGGGTTGAGAATGTTGGTGGGTTCTTGCTGAAATTTATTGTAGTTCGGAGCTACTAACATTAGAGTAGTGAGCaatcaatattatatttatgttcAGCGTGCAAAATATGAACAATAAATAGATAATCAATATATAATAACACTAAATTgtgaaataatagaaaaataacattaaattaggAGAATGTTGGATATATAGTCCAAATCTTGTTTGCTgctatatataaagaaataatcttatttaatttgCATGAAGCACATACAAATTGGCGTGACACTTTATTATTACTTATTCTAATGTATATATGATTCttctaatttcttaaattacattccgtaattagttaattagttggaatttgtaagagtttttgaatatatatatatatatatatatatatatatatatatatatatatatatatatatcacgtTATTTGTAATTagtaatgtatttttatatactatataatatataaatcatatatCTGCTGacacatattttttgttaaattataatataatacataagtatattaaaaagttataataatataaagcttaaatatgtttttagttttttaaatttgggtaattattttttaagtctttaaaaaagaatttatttattaattcctcaaatttttgaaaaattacttTTAGTCCCTCTCATTTTCTGCATGAATGATGTTGTAATTTGTCACGATTTGTTacctctaaaaatatttttaattcaatttaatttctttaaaaatgattcATGGTGATTTAAAACAACCAAAATATGCCAAAACATTCCCATAATtctaaatctatttatttttcttctttaaaatcattagagtatttaaaaaaaaagggttacCAAACCATGAGTCAAATATCTGACACTTTAAGATagtcaaaaattattttccaaaaagTAAATTTGATGgttaaaaatcattataaattttaaattatgaaactaTAAACACATTGAATAaagaaggattaaaaataatttttcaaaaatttgagaTACTAATCAaagtaagttatttttttaaggaataaaaattaatcattcaaatttaaaagactaaaacatatttaagtctaatataaaataataaaatattatgaatcGCAAAACTTAATAACAAGACACGAGTTATTTAGCTagttttcatttataatatgtTGACGAGAAAagtatttgagaaaaataaatataataaattaaaaataataatagatgaTATCatgtgatataaaaaaaataaaagatatcatCTAAGAAATAATTAGAATTCGACTATTTATATGTGCAAAACAATTAACCCGTCCAGCGtaaattcataataaacaagctaacccgtttaaactttcttttttagACAGACCTATGAGGGAAAAACTCAAAAAGTCTTCAAACgttcaaaattaattgatacGAGAAAGACGgagagataataataatataataaatgatgaaatatgatagaaattaaaataataaatgatgaaATATTGTGATAGAAATAGAGATAGATAAAGAGAAATTAAGGATGATAATAAGgtgtttgttatttaaggtgttgaaATATAAGTACTCTATATTATTTTCAAGTCCGTATAACGGTATAAGTATGCTTTTGCGAACCAACTTCCATAAAAggttcatttttttctattttcgtCAATGTTTAGATGAATCTTtgataaattaaacaaattataaaaaaaagtaaatatataaatttctaaAACGAGAAACTTGGTGATGGTTTTTTTACATGTCAAAAgtgaatttatttttcaacttttatatATGATCATGAATTTCACACGAGAGTAAGCATTGATTCAATGTAACAATTAAGTGGCTGATACGTgtagttaaaatataaattaaataatgattataaccatcaaaatcaatgtttaaaagttaaaactaaaCTCAACATTGACTTTTCACACAAAATTCATCTTTCCCTATGTCACAATACATGAAATAAGAGttcaacacttttttttttttactaagcaaaataaatgtattattaaTTGTGGACCAAACTTAGCACAAGGTGCCGTGCCGTATGTAGTTTAGTTACAAGAGTGcataaatatcataatatatatgGAACTTACAAAATTAACACCCACCAACAGCACCTAAACTTGCTGACAGGCCAATAACTCTTACACCCAAACAAGGCCTTGTAACCAACCAAACATGGCCAAGTACAATTCAGCATTTGAGGTGAGACAGCTCGagttaaaaacaaaatggaAGACACTAAATAAAAATGGCATGTAGTTATTGTCTTGGATTCAACCTATATTTCAAGCTCCATGGAAGGTCATCACTTCAACATGAATGCACCCTCCAACAAATCTTACAATTGAATGACACAAATTGAATTCAATTGAATTAATGGAATTTGATCCCTTTTGTAATTCGCCAGGCTAGTTGGTATCCTAGAAGCAATGGAATTGAATGACACAATTGAAGGAACCCTTTTGTAATAAACCGTCCTAGCTAGAGTTCAATATCATTTGATTCATATCATATCTAAGCT
Encoded proteins:
- the LOC114394732 gene encoding polygalacturonase 1 beta-like protein 3, which codes for MHNMSTLVFFILLSTLLSVCYGGRDLVDKNPFTEQAYVARYWDKHVGNNLPKPSFLLSKASPMSASDTASFANLAATNSLSTRLPEFCSAAHLLCFPEVRPSLEKHTGDSDFQTYNDGQNFTNYGTDFAGGLDTFKNYSNDLFSTPVNDFRRYSRGAAGHEERFSAYAGDTNVADQSFSTYGTNAAGGSGEFKNYSSNSNVPDLRFTTYSDSTGGRTQSFSSYSEDGNAGGQTFQSYGKNSAGAANGFAAYGTDSNVASSDFTNYGKGGAGPNDTFTNYGVNMNNPTETFQSYADGTVGGTQSFSNYRDQANVGADSFQSYAKNTLGSEADFKNYGNSFNPGSDTFKGYAKGAEDNKVGFTTYSANTNATFKDYAKHGVSFASYNVSSESKTVSSSVVKRWVEPGKFFRETMLKEGTVMPMPDIRDKMPKRSFLPRAILTKLPFSSAKVDELKRVFKVSENSSMDKMIMDSLGECEREPSVGETKRCVGSVEDMIDFSTSVLGRNVAVWTTENVKGSNKNVMVGRVKGMNGGKVTKSVSCHQSLFPYLLYYCHSVPKVRVYEADLLDPESKAKINHGVAICHLDTTAWSPTHGAFLALGSGPGRIEVCHWIFENDLTWTIAD